GTTACCGTCAGCCCTTCCTGCAGGAGCTAATACTGCCGTTTAGGAGAAACTAATGAAACAACTGATTCTAAAGAAATCCCAAAGCTCTGGAAAATCACACTTGGTTATTTTGGCGATAGGTTCCATTTTTGTCTTGTTGATTGTGGCCTTCTTCTATCTGGATCGTCACAATGCCCTGTCTGCCTTGATAAAAAGCCTTGGTCTGTTAGGGGTACTACTCGCTGTCTGTCTAATGGCCATACTCAGTATGACACCAATTCCCTCGGAAGGGCTGGTGTTAATGTATCTTAAAATTTACGGTGTAGTTTGGGGAACACTTTTAGCCTGGGTTGGCTCAAACCTCGGTTCCCTATTGATTTATTTTATTGTTAAACATTATGGGCAATTTCTTCTGCAAAAGATTATTAGCAAAGAGCGTTTTGAAGCGGTAAATCAATGGGTGAAACGGCGAGGAACCTTTGGTTTGTTTATTGCCCGCCTGCTGCCTATTCCGGCATTTGCAGTCAATTATATCGCCAGCTTAATCCCTTCAGTGGATTTGTGGCCTTATCTTTGGACGCAGATGGTCAGCATTATTCCTTACTATGCGGGAACTGCTTTAGTATTTTTAGGCGTGGCTAAAGAAACGTGGTATTGGTTAGTGATTGGAGGTCTTGCTATAGTTGCTTTTTGGAGTTTCAGCTACTTGTTAAATCGAAAGAAACTACCGAATTGAATGGTTAATAATAGAGGTGAACAAAGGAATGATTTTCTGGCTTTGGCTCCTATTGGGAATCATACTCTTTATGGTTGTGTATACCATTCTTCCTGATTTATTTCTCCATCGTCTTGGCCTGGGAAGCTGGAAGAGACAATTTTCTCCTGGGGTTGCCCTTACTTTTGATGACGGGCCAGACCCTGCCTACACTCCCCAATTGCTGAACATTTTAGGGAATCATAATATTCCTGCTGCATTTTTTGTGGTTGGCGAAAAAGCACAAGAAAATCCAGACCTTCTCAAGGCAATTTTGGCACAAGGTCATGAAATTGGGGTACATAGCTTGCAGCACCGCTACGCCTGGTTTCAAGCTCCCTGGACAACTTGGCGGCAGTGGGATGAAGCCGTTGCCACAGTTGAACACATTACTGGAAAACCTGTGGTATGGATACGGCCACCATGGGGAACGTTTAACCTGGCCCTATGGATTTGGATGATTGTACGTCATAAGAAAGCGGTACTCTGGACAAGTGAAGGCCATGATTGGAAGGTTTCTCATAAACCGGAACAAATTGCCCAGCGCGTTCTGGAGAATACAGCGGAAGGGTCTATCATTGTCTTACATGACTCAGGCGGGGAGAAGGCGGCACCCGGAAATACCCTTAAGGCGTTAGAGATTCTTTGCCGGCGGATCAGGGAAGAACAAAAACTTCCCTTTGTAAAATTAGAGATTCCAACCTGGTCCATGACACGGCGTTTAACCTATCGATTTTGGGAAATGTGGGAGAAAGGCTTTGCCAGACTTTATAAAATTGAAAGGATAAGTGCCAATAATCTCCTGAGACTCTCTCAAAAAAGGTACAAAGGACCGGACCTTTACTCTTCAGATGGGAGGTTGTTGGCTAAGGAGGGGGACATAGTCGGGGAAATACACTTTGATAATGCCCGTTTTATGGGTAAAGAGACCGATACTCAGTCAATTGCTCTGAAAGCACTGCATAAAATCAAACCCTCTCTTGCAGAAGTAGCTGCTTATATCAATCAAAATCCAAATTATGCTGAGATCAAAGTATTTCTAGGTTTAACTTTAATTCATCGCGGGGTTAAAAGACTGGGATTTGAAGTCAATGATGTGCCCATTACTTTCAGTACTCGTTTAATAGCCTTTCTGCAGAGGTCTATTATGCGAATCTATCATCCAAAGGGTAAGGTAAGAGCTGAAAAAATGAATACGATCTATCCAAAACTGGTGTTTATCACCAGAGAACAGCTCGTTTGCAAATGGTTAAATCAATTTGAAAATCCATTTAAAATATAATAATATAAATACATTACGAAAAGACATTTATGAAAGTCGGGGATATAATGGCAATCAACAGGGTAAATAGCATGGAAGTAAAAAAGATGAATCGAAATGCTATTTATAAATTTTTATATAAGAGGGAGCCTCTTGCCATTCAAGAAATAGCACAGTCTTTAAATATGAGTTTGCCGACTGTTACCCAAAATATTAAAGAATTGCAAGAAAGAGATTTAATTATTGAGACGGGTTTATTTGAGTCTACAGGCGGCAGAAAGGCCAAAGCAATAACCTATAATAACCATAAATACGCTATTGGCTTAGATATTACTCGAAATCATGTTGGAATTGTGTTAATTGATTTAAGGGGCAAGCTGCTTAAAAATGTTCGCAAGAAGTATCCATTTGTCAACTCCAAGTCCTATTTTGAAGGAGTTGGCAACTTAGTAAAGGAGTTTATTAATGAGTGCTCAATAGAGAATTCAAATATTTTAGGTGTAGGTATTGCTTTGCCTGCAATATTATCAGCTGACAAACAAACCGTTAATTACGCCACTGTTATTGATTTTCGAGGGGGAAGCGTAGAGGCGTTTTGTGAATTTATACCCTACCCATGCATTTTAAGTAATGACGCTAATGCAGCAGGATTTGCAGAATTATGGAATGAAGAAGATGTACAAGATGTGGTATATCTCTCACTTAATAATAGCGTTGGCGGGTCAATTATTATAGGAAAGAATGTTTTTTCAGGACAAAACCAACGCAGCGGCGAATTTGGACATATGACCATTGTTCCCAACGGCGCCACTTGTTACTGCGGACAGAAGGGTTGTGTTGATGTCTATTGTTCAGCTAAAATCCTCTCAGACAGTACCAATGGAAGTATTGCTGAGTTTTTTAGACTTCTGAGATTAGGACATCAACCACAAAAAGCTCTATGGGAAGAATATCTTAACCATTTAGTTCTAGTTATCAATAATTTAAGAATGCTCTATGACTGTAATGTAATTCTGGGTGGATATGCGGGAGCTTATATGGATGAATACATTGAACTCTTAAGAGAATTAGTTTCAAAAAGAAATTCTTTTGAGGTTGACGGGAGTTATCTCCATGTCTGTAAATATAAGTTGGAGGCTACTGCCGTTGGAGCAGCCTTACAACATGTTGAACGATTTATTAATAGTATTTAAGACCAGTTTTTTACGATATCATCTTTACTGGATATCAATGATTCAAGCAAGATGATTGTTTGTTATTTACAAGATTAATTCTGAAATGTATAACATTACTAAATCAACAGTAGTTGACACTGAAACGAGAAAAGGGATATAATTTTAGAGACTTATTAAAATATATTTACAAAAGTCTTATATAAATCACGAAAAATATGGTTTGTTATTTGAAGTGGTTTAAGTTGAGAAATATGAGGAATCTTAAACTATGATTCAAATCCGGGTTTCTGGATCAGCATGAGAAAAGATCAAATAAATAATCTCATGGGGGAAGAAAATGAACAATAATATTAAGCTGCGCGTGTCACAGATTGAGAAATCCTTCCCGGGTGTTAAAGCTCTTGATAGGATTGATTTCGCTGTAAAAAAAGGTTCTGTCCATGTATTGTGCGGAGAAAATGGGGCAGGAAAATCAACCTTGATGAAAATTATTAACGGGATATATCAACCGGATAGTGGTGAGATTTACATAGACGAAAAACCTGTTAAAATCAATAATCCTATCCAAGCGAGAAACCTGGGGATATCAATGATATTTCAAGAGATGAGTTATGTACCGGAGATGACGGTGGAAGAGAATTTATTCCTTGGGAACCTGCCTGTTAAAAGGTTCGGCAATGTTAATTGGAAAGAGGTAAGACAGCGAACTCAAGACCTCTTGCGAACTGAAAATCTTCCTTATTCTCCCACGACTCCGCTGAAAGATCTTACAATCTCAGATATTCAGATGCTGGAAATCATTAAGGCTATTTCCTACAACTCAGAGATTATCATAATGGATGAACCAACCTCAGCTATTACCCTTAAAGAAGTAGAGAAACTTTTCGTTAAGATCAGAGAGCTTAAAGCCAGAGGGGTAAGTATCATCTATATCTCTCATAAATTAGATGAGATTTTCCAGATCGCGGATGATATAACAGTCTTAAGAGATGGGACGGTTGTAGAAAGCCATCCTAAGGAAGAATTAGACATTGAAACGGTTATCTCCCTGATGGTAGGACGTAAACTAACTACGACATTTCCCAAGGAACAAGTTGAGATTGGGGAAGATATGCTCGTGGTTGAAAACTTCAATTGTCCCAAAGTATTTCATAATGTCAATTTCCATGTTAAAAAAGGTGAGATTTTAGGATTTGCAGGTCTTATGGGTTCCGGACGAACGGAAGTTATGCGTTCTCTATTTGGGCTTGATCCTAAATCATCCGGAGTTGTAAAAATTAAGGGCGAAGAAGTTACCATAACCAATGTTCGACAGAGCATCGATAATGGAATGGTCATGCTATCTGAAGACAGGCGACGATATGGCATTATTCCTATGCGGTCGGTTAAGGAAAATACAACCTTATCCAACTTGAAAAGTGTTTTCTTTGCCTGCAGAAACCATAAGAAATTAGAAAAGAAACTTGTCTCAGATATTCTTAATAAGATGAGAATAAAAACACCGTCTATGGATACGCCCATTGCAACCTTGAGCGGCGGCAATCAACAAAAAGTTGTCCTAGCCAAATGGATGGTAAGAAACCCGGATATTCTAATCTTGGACGAACCTACACGGGGAATTGATGTGGGTGCTAAATTAGAAATCTATAAGCTTATGACGGAGTTAGCTAAAGAAGGTAAAGTTGTCATTATTGTTTCTTCAGAACTTCCCGAAGTTATTGGTATGTGTGACAGGATTTATGTCATGGCTAAAGGGACAATCACTGGCGAAATAAATCGAAAAGACTTTTCCCAAGAGTTGATTATGAAATATGCTACAGGAACTTTAACATCAGAGGGGGTGAACTGAAATGAAACTAAAAAATAGCTTTTGGAGTACCGCGAAAAAGAAATACAGCATTTATTTGATTCTGGTAGGTTTATTTGTTATTTGTTCTTTTGCCAACCCTAATTTTTTGTCAATCAACAATCTGACGAACATTTCACGCCAGTTGTCGGTAACAACTATTCTGGCCCTGGGTGCAACTATGCTCATCATCAGCGGCATGCTGGACTTGTCATCTGGATCTGTACTGGCACTTGCCGGAGTATTTGCAGTATCTACTTATAAAGCAACCGGCTCCTTGTTGTTAGCCGTTGCGGTAGGTGTTTTAACCGGAATTATATGTAATGCCTTAAACGCCTTAATGATCAGTACATTTAAAGCACCTCCTTTTATTGCCACCTTAGCTATGCTTACAGTGGCTCGAGGCGCAGCACTCCTATACACGAAAGGACAGAATATTCTCCAGTTAGGAAATTTTGTTAAGTTAGGGCAAGGCTCCATCGGAGTGGTACCTATTCCTATTATCTTTCTGATTGCCATTGCCATACTGACCTGGTATTTGTTGAATCACACGCGCTTTGGCCGTTCTCTTTATGCTGTGGGAGGTAATGAAGAAGCTGCTATTGCCTCTGGAATTAACGTCCATAAAGTCAAGTATACTGCA
This Desulfosporosinus orientis DSM 765 DNA region includes the following protein-coding sequences:
- a CDS encoding sugar ABC transporter ATP-binding protein; the protein is MNNNIKLRVSQIEKSFPGVKALDRIDFAVKKGSVHVLCGENGAGKSTLMKIINGIYQPDSGEIYIDEKPVKINNPIQARNLGISMIFQEMSYVPEMTVEENLFLGNLPVKRFGNVNWKEVRQRTQDLLRTENLPYSPTTPLKDLTISDIQMLEIIKAISYNSEIIIMDEPTSAITLKEVEKLFVKIRELKARGVSIIYISHKLDEIFQIADDITVLRDGTVVESHPKEELDIETVISLMVGRKLTTTFPKEQVEIGEDMLVVENFNCPKVFHNVNFHVKKGEILGFAGLMGSGRTEVMRSLFGLDPKSSGVVKIKGEEVTITNVRQSIDNGMVMLSEDRRRYGIIPMRSVKENTTLSNLKSVFFACRNHKKLEKKLVSDILNKMRIKTPSMDTPIATLSGGNQQKVVLAKWMVRNPDILILDEPTRGIDVGAKLEIYKLMTELAKEGKVVIIVSSELPEVIGMCDRIYVMAKGTITGEINRKDFSQELIMKYATGTLTSEGVN
- a CDS encoding TVP38/TMEM64 family protein; translation: MKQLILKKSQSSGKSHLVILAIGSIFVLLIVAFFYLDRHNALSALIKSLGLLGVLLAVCLMAILSMTPIPSEGLVLMYLKIYGVVWGTLLAWVGSNLGSLLIYFIVKHYGQFLLQKIISKERFEAVNQWVKRRGTFGLFIARLLPIPAFAVNYIASLIPSVDLWPYLWTQMVSIIPYYAGTALVFLGVAKETWYWLVIGGLAIVAFWSFSYLLNRKKLPN
- a CDS encoding polysaccharide deacetylase family protein; protein product: MIFWLWLLLGIILFMVVYTILPDLFLHRLGLGSWKRQFSPGVALTFDDGPDPAYTPQLLNILGNHNIPAAFFVVGEKAQENPDLLKAILAQGHEIGVHSLQHRYAWFQAPWTTWRQWDEAVATVEHITGKPVVWIRPPWGTFNLALWIWMIVRHKKAVLWTSEGHDWKVSHKPEQIAQRVLENTAEGSIIVLHDSGGEKAAPGNTLKALEILCRRIREEQKLPFVKLEIPTWSMTRRLTYRFWEMWEKGFARLYKIERISANNLLRLSQKRYKGPDLYSSDGRLLAKEGDIVGEIHFDNARFMGKETDTQSIALKALHKIKPSLAEVAAYINQNPNYAEIKVFLGLTLIHRGVKRLGFEVNDVPITFSTRLIAFLQRSIMRIYHPKGKVRAEKMNTIYPKLVFITREQLVCKWLNQFENPFKI
- a CDS encoding ABC transporter permease — encoded protein: MKLKNSFWSTAKKKYSIYLILVGLFVICSFANPNFLSINNLTNISRQLSVTTILALGATMLIISGMLDLSSGSVLALAGVFAVSTYKATGSLLLAVAVGVLTGIICNALNALMISTFKAPPFIATLAMLTVARGAALLYTKGQNILQLGNFVKLGQGSIGVVPIPIIFLIAIAILTWYLLNHTRFGRSLYAVGGNEEAAIASGINVHKVKYTAFIINGIFVGIAGVLFMSRVNAGLPNGAINYEFTALTAAIIGGTSFSGGIGTVGGTLAGAFIVGFLDNIMNLNNVDSYMQQIVRGVIIALAVIYDIRSRNRRSNSMLVKEKEPAVSKK
- a CDS encoding ROK family transcriptional regulator, with translation MAINRVNSMEVKKMNRNAIYKFLYKREPLAIQEIAQSLNMSLPTVTQNIKELQERDLIIETGLFESTGGRKAKAITYNNHKYAIGLDITRNHVGIVLIDLRGKLLKNVRKKYPFVNSKSYFEGVGNLVKEFINECSIENSNILGVGIALPAILSADKQTVNYATVIDFRGGSVEAFCEFIPYPCILSNDANAAGFAELWNEEDVQDVVYLSLNNSVGGSIIIGKNVFSGQNQRSGEFGHMTIVPNGATCYCGQKGCVDVYCSAKILSDSTNGSIAEFFRLLRLGHQPQKALWEEYLNHLVLVINNLRMLYDCNVILGGYAGAYMDEYIELLRELVSKRNSFEVDGSYLHVCKYKLEATAVGAALQHVERFINSI